One genomic window of Malaciobacter molluscorum LMG 25693 includes the following:
- a CDS encoding GNAT family N-acetyltransferase, with amino-acid sequence MMIEFRDAITEQSQLLSDIAIESKGYWGYSREQLDIWRKDLRIEKEYIENNLIKIVYQNSNPVGFFSIKSGTLKKELDHLWLLPEIIGKGVGNIVFDKIINECKRLNISKFTIVSDPDAEGFYLHKGAKRIGEVESISQKRMLPLLEYQVGAYFKNRMIPYGYMYKMVSLRPNWLNAPHVMDIFSVSSCVSKDFDDWISYWKHNDYGFFDSPEIIKNIARDNSLDLGSMKLFFYESYEKEWNDKSNSWVEFLSDSSVISNIELPLSITSQGFDIVSYTNGAWAECSLLSCNHMAEQIDTNEHCLLNSLKCAIDLIEQGIFKSCEPGPYRIIEVFVVEKS; translated from the coding sequence ATGATGATCGAATTTAGAGATGCGATTACAGAGCAATCTCAGTTGTTGAGTGATATAGCCATCGAATCAAAAGGTTATTGGGGATATTCAAGAGAGCAATTAGATATTTGGCGTAAAGACCTGAGGATAGAAAAGGAATATATCGAAAATAATTTAATAAAAATCGTTTATCAAAATTCTAATCCTGTCGGTTTTTTTTCTATAAAAAGTGGCACACTTAAAAAAGAATTAGATCACTTGTGGTTACTGCCTGAGATTATAGGGAAAGGTGTTGGGAATATTGTTTTTGATAAAATAATAAATGAATGTAAGCGTTTAAATATTAGTAAATTTACGATTGTTTCAGATCCTGATGCAGAAGGTTTTTACTTGCATAAAGGAGCCAAACGAATTGGTGAAGTAGAAAGTATATCACAAAAACGAATGCTGCCGCTATTGGAATATCAAGTGGGAGCTTACTTTAAGAATAGAATGATTCCATATGGATATATGTATAAGATGGTTTCTCTTCGACCTAATTGGTTGAATGCTCCTCATGTGATGGATATTTTCTCTGTAAGTAGTTGTGTATCAAAGGATTTCGATGACTGGATTTCCTATTGGAAACATAATGATTATGGTTTTTTTGATTCACCAGAAATTATCAAAAATATTGCAAGAGATAATTCGCTTGATCTTGGTAGCATGAAATTATTTTTCTATGAATCCTATGAGAAAGAATGGAATGACAAATCGAATTCATGGGTAGAATTTTTATCAGACTCATCTGTTATTTCGAATATTGAGCTACCGTTATCAATAACTTCGCAGGGCTTTGATATTGTGTCGTACACTAATGGGGCATGGGCGGAATGTTCACTTTTATCGTGTAACCATATGGCAGAGCAAATTGATACAAATGAACATTGTTTGTTAAATTCATTAAAGTGTGCAATTGATTTAATTGAACAAGGTATTTTTAAAAGTTGTGAACCCGGACCTTATCGAATAATTGAGGTCTTTGTGGTTGAAAAAAGCTAA
- the catB gene encoding type B chloramphenicol O-acetyltransferase translates to MNNYFESPFMGKSLKEQVTNPNIIVGKHSYYSGYYHNHSFDDCARYLLSDRTDIDKLIIGSYCSIGSGAVFIMAGNQGHQNSWVSTFPFFYQDNENFVDAKDGFECSGDTVIGNDVWIGTEAMIMSGVTVGDGAIIASRAVVTKDVSPYSIVGSNPAKHIRYRFTEAEISQLLEMKWWEWSDEQIRGAMSLMCSSDIAGLYDYWKMLVRL, encoded by the coding sequence TTGAACAATTATTTTGAGAGCCCTTTTATGGGTAAGTCGTTAAAAGAACAAGTTACTAACCCAAATATAATTGTGGGTAAGCACAGTTACTATTCTGGATATTATCACAATCATAGTTTCGATGATTGTGCTCGTTACCTTCTATCAGATAGAACCGATATTGATAAGTTAATTATCGGAAGTTATTGTTCAATTGGTTCAGGTGCTGTGTTTATTATGGCAGGAAATCAAGGCCATCAGAATAGCTGGGTTAGTACATTTCCTTTTTTCTACCAAGACAATGAAAATTTTGTGGATGCTAAAGATGGTTTTGAGTGTTCGGGTGACACGGTCATTGGTAATGATGTATGGATCGGCACTGAAGCCATGATAATGAGCGGTGTAACTGTCGGAGATGGTGCAATTATCGCAAGTCGTGCAGTTGTTACCAAGGATGTCTCTCCGTATTCAATAGTGGGATCAAATCCGGCTAAGCATATACGTTACCGATTCACAGAAGCCGAGATATCTCAGTTGTTGGAAATGAAGTGGTGGGAATGGAGCGATGAACAAATTAGGGGTGCTATGAGTTTAATGTGCTCTTCAGATATCGCAGGTCTCTATGATTATTGGAAAATGTTAGTACGCTTATAA
- a CDS encoding NAD(P)H-dependent oxidoreductase, translating to MKCLVVLAHPLENSLCCHLARETIKYLENKGYQVTVKDLYKESFNPILTKDERDSYYEKQFNLSKLKDDIIQLEEAESLVLIFPTWWFSFPAILKGWFDRVWAPGHAYNHASDLGAITPCLLNLKELKVITTLGAPWWFFFVLRKPVKVLKYALLGACTKNCKFQMLSLYNSESLSKEKVSNFIRKIKATF from the coding sequence TTGAAGTGTTTAGTTGTATTGGCACATCCACTTGAAAATAGTTTATGTTGTCATTTAGCAAGAGAAACTATAAAATATTTGGAAAACAAAGGTTATCAAGTAACGGTTAAAGATCTTTACAAGGAAAGTTTTAATCCCATATTAACAAAAGATGAAAGAGATAGTTACTATGAAAAACAATTTAATTTATCAAAATTAAAAGATGATATTATTCAGCTAGAAGAAGCAGAATCTTTAGTATTAATATTTCCAACTTGGTGGTTTAGTTTTCCAGCAATCCTAAAAGGTTGGTTTGATAGAGTATGGGCCCCAGGGCACGCATATAATCATGCTTCAGATTTAGGTGCTATTACACCATGTCTTTTAAATTTAAAAGAATTAAAGGTAATCACAACACTTGGAGCACCTTGGTGGTTTTTTTTTGTACTTAGAAAACCTGTTAAAGTTCTAAAATATGCTTTACTTGGTGCATGTACAAAAAACTGTAAGTTTCAAATGCTTTCACTTTACAATAGTGAAAGTCTTAGCAAAGAAAAAGTTAGTAATTTTATTAGAAAAATAAAAGCTACTTTTTAA
- a CDS encoding DUF3144 domain-containing protein has protein sequence MNNNQFLMRADEHIELANSQLGETTTQGEVSASLMYAAARFNAWMASTSFESAEAMKEEKEKIIEYFIQEYKIALSENIDNHIENYDFSKNDV, from the coding sequence ATGAATAATAATCAATTTTTAATGAGAGCAGATGAGCATATTGAATTAGCAAACAGTCAATTAGGTGAAACAACAACACAAGGGGAAGTAAGTGCTTCATTGATGTATGCAGCTGCAAGATTTAATGCATGGATGGCTTCAACTTCATTTGAATCAGCAGAAGCAATGAAAGAAGAAAAAGAAAAAATAATAGAATATTTTATACAAGAGTATAAAATAGCTTTAAGTGAAAATATAGATAATCATATAGAAAACTATGACTTTAGCAAAAATGATGTATAA
- a CDS encoding GNAT family N-acetyltransferase, with protein sequence MNIRSYKKSDWNDLCKIHDIARLDELKSALLENAFLPLEIAAKKEKLFDYEVLVAELEGQVQGFIAFDNEEIAWLYVNPKMYRKGIGKALVKRVLDSNSNFFLIEVLKGNSTALNFYKNCGFKEIGIDSGVMPGNEDYFVTVHILSSEIL encoded by the coding sequence ATGAATATTCGTAGTTATAAAAAGTCCGATTGGAATGATTTATGTAAAATACATGATATCGCAAGATTGGATGAATTAAAATCAGCATTATTAGAAAATGCATTTTTACCTTTAGAAATTGCTGCAAAAAAAGAAAAACTTTTTGATTATGAAGTATTAGTAGCTGAGTTAGAAGGTCAAGTGCAAGGTTTTATTGCTTTTGATAATGAAGAAATTGCATGGCTTTATGTTAATCCTAAAATGTATAGAAAAGGAATAGGAAAGGCACTTGTAAAAAGAGTTTTAGATTCAAATAGTAATTTTTTTTTAATTGAAGTATTGAAGGGTAATTCTACTGCACTAAATTTTTATAAAAATTGTGGTTTTAAAGAAATTGGTATAGATTCTGGAGTAATGCCAGGAAATGAAGATTATTTTGTCACTGTACATATTTTGAGTTCAGAAATATTATAA
- a CDS encoding NIPSNAP family protein, translated as MIFEMRTYTIKIGQLNNYIKHFENIGMPIISKYATLIGYWHTEFGELNQVIHIWSYKDLNDRAIKRQELYKDESWLTKFIPNAMLMLEKQESKILNAVDFSPIK; from the coding sequence ATGATTTTTGAAATGAGAACTTATACAATAAAAATTGGTCAATTAAATAATTATATTAAACACTTTGAAAATATTGGAATGCCAATAATATCGAAATATGCAACTTTAATTGGTTATTGGCATACTGAATTTGGAGAACTTAATCAAGTTATTCACATTTGGTCATATAAAGATTTAAATGATAGAGCTATAAAAAGACAAGAGTTATATAAAGATGAATCTTGGTTAACAAAGTTTATTCCTAATGCAATGCTTATGTTAGAAAAGCAGGAATCAAAGATTTTAAATGCAGTGGATTTTTCTCCTATCAAGTAA
- a CDS encoding EthD domain-containing protein, producing MCVCRRSELSLEEFHDYWLNHHGPLLQKFASSYKVYRYVQSHTIDTALNKAVCDSRGMLSSEYDGVAELWWKSEAEFLEAINSEEGQKLRTIFLDAEAKFLDFSKSTAFFTKEHIIVE from the coding sequence ATGTGTGTATGTCGTCGTTCTGAATTATCTTTGGAGGAATTTCATGATTATTGGCTTAATCATCATGGACCTCTTTTGCAAAAATTTGCATCGTCTTATAAAGTTTATCGATATGTGCAAAGTCATACAATAGATACTGCACTTAATAAGGCAGTTTGTGATTCTCGAGGAATGTTATCTAGCGAGTATGATGGAGTAGCTGAACTTTGGTGGAAATCTGAAGCAGAATTTCTTGAAGCAATTAATTCTGAAGAAGGACAAAAACTTCGTACTATTTTTCTTGATGCTGAAGCAAAATTTTTAGATTTTTCTAAATCTACTGCATTTTTTACAAAAGAACATATTATAGTAGAATAA
- a CDS encoding MATE family efflux transporter: protein MDVTKAKISSIFFQYSIPSVLGMIAISSASIVDGFFIGNYVGDSGLAAINISLPIFSFLFGFALMLSVGSSVVSGKFIGEGKLYNASVVFSKTIISISLFSFLTCTVLFLNIKTLLHLLGANKELTVIAIEYLSVILIFIPFLMIGVVLDYFVRVDNRPNLAFVALLLSALINVILDWLMIVYLQKGIFGAALATGISQLTLLIILLPHFFSKRATLKFVKPVGNYTKIIKASYNGASEFVNEVSVGITTLIFNYVMIKKFDIEGIAAFTVINYLLMIGIMISFGISDSLQPIISKNFGAKKYARIYEFIKLAFISTSLVGIVMIIMILLLPETLANIFLEDDNYKTKQIVLNFTTFIWLAFLFNGVNLVISAYLTAMHKPLASMIIALSRSFIFPVFFIFTLPFLFDLNGIFMAIPMAEIITFIIAIILFRKFNAKNMDK from the coding sequence ATGGATGTAACAAAAGCTAAAATATCATCAATTTTTTTTCAATATTCAATACCTTCTGTATTAGGAATGATTGCAATATCATCTGCAAGTATAGTTGATGGTTTTTTTATAGGAAATTATGTAGGGGATAGTGGACTTGCTGCTATTAATATAAGTTTACCTATTTTCTCTTTTTTATTTGGATTTGCTTTGATGTTATCTGTGGGTAGTAGTGTTGTATCAGGTAAATTTATTGGAGAGGGAAAGCTTTACAATGCTTCTGTGGTTTTTAGTAAAACCATAATAAGTATCTCTCTTTTTAGTTTTTTAACATGTACGGTTTTGTTTTTAAATATTAAGACCTTATTGCATTTATTGGGTGCTAATAAAGAGTTGACAGTCATTGCCATAGAATATTTGTCTGTAATATTAATATTTATTCCATTTTTAATGATAGGAGTTGTATTAGATTATTTTGTAAGAGTGGATAACCGACCAAATCTTGCTTTTGTAGCCTTACTTTTAAGTGCTCTTATTAATGTTATTTTAGATTGGCTTATGATTGTATATTTACAAAAAGGTATTTTTGGAGCGGCGTTAGCTACAGGGATCTCTCAATTGACTTTATTAATCATACTTTTACCCCACTTTTTTTCAAAAAGAGCAACTTTGAAATTTGTAAAACCTGTAGGAAATTATACTAAAATCATTAAAGCCAGTTATAATGGAGCCTCAGAATTTGTCAATGAAGTATCAGTGGGAATAACCACTTTGATTTTTAACTATGTAATGATAAAAAAATTTGACATAGAAGGTATTGCAGCATTTACTGTTATCAATTATCTTTTAATGATTGGTATTATGATAAGTTTTGGTATTAGTGATTCTTTACAACCAATTATTAGTAAAAACTTTGGTGCAAAAAAGTATGCAAGAATATATGAGTTTATAAAATTGGCTTTTATCTCTACAAGTTTAGTGGGAATTGTTATGATAATAATGATACTCTTACTACCTGAAACTTTAGCTAATATTTTTTTAGAAGATGATAATTATAAAACAAAACAAATAGTTTTAAATTTTACTACATTTATATGGCTAGCTTTCCTTTTTAATGGAGTCAATCTTGTGATTTCTGCTTATTTGACAGCTATGCATAAACCATTGGCTTCAATGATTATTGCACTATCTCGAAGTTTTATTTTTCCTGTATTTTTTATATTTACATTACCATTTTTATTTGATTTAAATGGAATCTTTATGGCTATCCCAATGGCTGAGATTATTACATTTATAATTGCAATAATTTTATTTAGAAAGTTTAATGCAAAAAATATGGATAAATAA
- a CDS encoding TetR/AcrR family transcriptional regulator, whose product MSKKNKIDKNHLISIIEDIILSEGISGLSIRKVAAKANISIGGVQYVFGNKEAMIQAVFEKNDEDYNKEIKNLSKGDDSKYSELKTHIEYISKYNSTKELHKISKVITILLQDKSVFEGLHEWHSSALKSIDTNTEEGKKLRLAFLFSEAMFTAMNLNHIKLSEKEQKEVFEDLKTFLL is encoded by the coding sequence TTGAGTAAAAAAAATAAAATAGATAAAAATCATTTAATAAGTATTATTGAAGATATTATTTTAAGTGAGGGCATTTCTGGTCTAAGTATTAGAAAAGTAGCCGCTAAAGCAAATATTTCAATAGGTGGTGTTCAATATGTTTTTGGAAATAAAGAAGCCATGATTCAAGCTGTTTTTGAAAAAAATGATGAGGATTATAATAAGGAAATAAAAAACTTATCAAAAGGTGATGATTCAAAATATTCTGAATTAAAAACACATATTGAATATATTTCAAAATACAATAGCACTAAAGAACTTCATAAAATATCTAAAGTTATTACTATTCTTTTACAAGATAAATCTGTTTTTGAAGGATTACATGAGTGGCATAGTAGTGCTTTAAAATCAATTGATACAAACACAGAAGAAGGGAAAAAATTAAGATTGGCTTTTTTATTTTCTGAAGCAATGTTTACTGCCATGAATTTAAACCACATTAAGCTATCAGAAAAAGAACAAAAAGAGGTTTTCGAAGATTTAAAAACTTTTTTATTGTAA
- a CDS encoding efflux RND transporter periplasmic adaptor subunit: MKFCLKSLFLLFITIFLLGCENQGKNNFSEEEQKIEVGYITLNKQEVPLQQELSGRIKAIYKSEVRPQIDGIIKKQLFKEGTYVNKGDILYEIDSDSYLATYNEALATLKSSEANLITLKLKKQRYEKSVKFSVVSQQDVDDAKAAYLQAAALVEQNKASLKSAKINLDRTKIKAQISGFIGISNYTIGSLVLANQTNELTTIRDTSRVYADLSQSNNQLFKLKKITKNNNKKQDIPVNIILPDNSRYAHSGILKLQEISVDEDTGYVTLRAEFPNPEGELLDNMFVNTIIDIGTYSNVFLVPQQAVTLDGKSNYMVTIIEKDNTIQKKTITVEKAVGNKWLVTDGLLQTDKIIVEGLNKINKNSIVIPKNVNNLYVDNSKKEVK, translated from the coding sequence ATGAAATTTTGCTTAAAGAGTTTATTCTTATTGTTCATTACAATTTTTTTATTGGGATGTGAAAATCAAGGAAAGAATAATTTTTCAGAAGAAGAACAAAAAATTGAAGTTGGATATATAACATTAAACAAACAAGAAGTTCCTTTACAACAAGAGTTGTCAGGAAGAATCAAAGCTATTTACAAATCTGAAGTTAGACCACAAATTGATGGTATCATAAAAAAACAACTCTTCAAAGAGGGAACTTATGTAAATAAAGGTGATATTTTATATGAGATTGATTCAGACTCTTATTTAGCTACTTACAATGAAGCTTTAGCAACATTAAAAAGTTCAGAAGCAAATTTGATAACTCTAAAATTAAAAAAACAAAGATATGAAAAATCTGTAAAATTTAGTGTAGTATCACAACAAGATGTAGATGATGCAAAAGCTGCATATTTGCAAGCAGCTGCTTTAGTTGAACAAAATAAAGCTTCACTAAAAAGTGCGAAAATAAATCTTGATAGAACAAAAATTAAAGCACAAATCTCTGGTTTTATTGGAATATCAAATTATACGATTGGATCTTTAGTTTTAGCTAATCAAACAAATGAATTAACTACAATTAGAGATACAAGTAGAGTATATGCTGATTTAAGTCAGTCAAATAATCAATTATTTAAATTAAAAAAGATAACAAAAAACAACAATAAAAAACAGGATATCCCTGTAAATATTATATTACCAGACAATTCAAGATATGCACATTCAGGAATACTTAAACTTCAAGAAATTTCAGTAGATGAAGATACAGGATATGTGACGCTAAGAGCAGAGTTCCCAAATCCTGAAGGGGAATTATTGGACAATATGTTTGTAAATACCATAATAGATATTGGTACTTATTCTAATGTTTTTTTAGTTCCTCAACAAGCAGTTACATTGGATGGAAAATCAAATTATATGGTTACAATTATTGAAAAAGATAACACAATACAGAAAAAAACAATAACTGTAGAAAAAGCAGTAGGAAATAAATGGCTTGTAACAGATGGTCTTTTACAAACAGATAAAATTATCGTTGAAGGTTTAAATAAAATAAATAAAAACAGCATAGTTATTCCTAAAAATGTTAATAACTTATATGTAGATAATTCAAAAAAAGAAGTAAAATGA
- a CDS encoding efflux RND transporter permease subunit, with product MIARFFINHPIFAWVISLLIMLVGILSIKNLPVEQYPDIAPPTINIQATYSGATAKTIENSITQLIEQELTGLDGLLYFSSTSQTGSSSINVVFEKGVDPDIAQVKVNNKIQQVLPRLPEDVRKEGVTVVKSQDDFLMIVSMHDESGKSDESDISDYLITNIKDGLSRIDGVGGVELFGSEYAMRVWIDPKKLKSYNLIPSDINNAILKQNAQVSAGSIGSRPQVKDQELNADVVSRDKLKNVKEFENIVVKSNKNGADVFLKDVAKVELGSNDYSFISKNNGYQSSGIGVKLSAGANAVDVAKRVREYLSSFENSLPSGYVVSYPYDTTIFIEESIKEVVKTLFEAIFLVVVVMFVFLNNWRATIIPAIAVPVVLLGTFAILNFLGFTINSLTMFAMVLSIGLLVDDAIVVVENVERNMREKKLCAKEATIIAMQEITSALIGVATVLSVVFLPMIFFTGSTGIIYKQFAVTIISSMVLSVVVALTLSPAICATFLKPHNTNKKSNDVLDWFNKKFGNLTKKYKAGIFKFINAPFKSLVAYMVIIAVSILFFIKLPTGFIPPEDQGDLMIQFTLPAGASATRSENIEKIIRDYFLTEEKNNINSIFSIVGFTFSGNGQNGGLGFVELKNWDKRVGIENSADSIANRAMMNFADNRSKYFIRDAQVFVMNPSSVPGLGNTDGFEFQLQAGAKMTRDDLIEAKDSLLKKVNSNQLIINGRVEGTEETPQLKLDYDKKKIFSLGLSYDDIDDTLNTAWAGSYVNDFIDKSRIKRVYVQADAQYRSKPEDLYQWNVRNNQNKMVSFEEFTNISWKTAEKSLTRYNGLASYLIQGEAATGVSSGLAMDEMERLAKLNNKDTKYSWSGLSYHERLSSGQAVYLYALSLVVIFLCLAALYESWSIPFSVLLAVPLGVIGAVLAVYFRGLNNDIYFQVALLTTIGLVSKNAILIVEFVENAYKKGESLTVAAVEGATLRFRPIIMTSLAFIAGIIPLAISTGAGANSRISIGTGIIGGTLTATVLAIFYVPLLFILVKKVFSKKEQKGIKNV from the coding sequence ATGATAGCTCGTTTTTTTATTAATCATCCAATTTTTGCTTGGGTTATATCGTTACTTATAATGTTAGTAGGAATACTTTCTATTAAAAATTTACCTGTAGAACAGTATCCAGATATTGCTCCTCCCACAATTAACATTCAAGCAACATACTCTGGTGCAACAGCTAAAACTATTGAAAATAGTATCACTCAACTTATAGAGCAAGAATTAACTGGATTAGATGGATTACTTTATTTTTCTTCAACCAGCCAAACAGGAAGTTCAAGTATAAATGTTGTATTTGAAAAAGGTGTAGATCCAGATATTGCTCAAGTTAAAGTAAACAATAAGATTCAACAAGTATTACCAAGACTTCCAGAAGATGTTAGAAAAGAAGGAGTTACTGTTGTAAAATCACAAGATGATTTTCTTATGATAGTTAGTATGCACGATGAATCAGGTAAATCAGATGAAAGTGATATTTCAGATTATCTAATCACCAATATAAAAGATGGACTTTCTCGAATAGATGGTGTTGGTGGAGTTGAACTTTTTGGTTCAGAATATGCAATGAGAGTTTGGATAGATCCCAAAAAACTCAAATCTTATAATCTAATACCATCAGATATAAATAATGCAATCTTAAAGCAAAATGCACAAGTATCTGCAGGAAGTATTGGATCAAGACCACAAGTAAAAGATCAAGAGTTAAATGCAGATGTTGTATCAAGAGATAAGTTGAAAAATGTAAAAGAGTTTGAAAATATTGTGGTAAAAAGCAATAAAAATGGTGCAGATGTTTTTTTAAAAGATGTTGCAAAAGTTGAATTAGGTAGTAATGATTACTCTTTTATATCAAAAAATAATGGTTATCAATCAAGTGGTATAGGTGTAAAATTATCTGCTGGGGCAAATGCTGTAGATGTAGCAAAAAGAGTTAGAGAATATTTATCATCATTTGAAAACTCTTTGCCAAGTGGATACGTAGTTTCATATCCATATGATACAACTATTTTTATTGAAGAGTCTATAAAAGAAGTTGTAAAAACACTATTTGAAGCCATATTTTTAGTAGTTGTTGTAATGTTTGTTTTTCTTAATAATTGGCGAGCCACTATCATCCCTGCTATTGCCGTACCAGTTGTATTGCTTGGTACCTTTGCTATTTTAAATTTTTTAGGATTTACAATAAACTCTTTAACTATGTTTGCTATGGTATTATCCATAGGCTTATTGGTTGATGATGCTATTGTTGTTGTTGAAAATGTAGAAAGAAATATGAGAGAAAAAAAACTTTGCGCAAAAGAAGCCACAATTATAGCAATGCAGGAGATCACTAGTGCTTTAATTGGAGTTGCAACTGTACTTTCTGTAGTGTTTTTACCAATGATATTTTTTACTGGTTCTACTGGAATTATATATAAACAGTTTGCAGTTACAATTATATCTTCAATGGTTTTATCTGTTGTTGTAGCATTAACTTTATCTCCTGCTATTTGTGCTACATTTTTAAAACCTCATAATACAAATAAAAAAAGTAATGATGTACTTGATTGGTTTAATAAAAAATTTGGTAATTTAACAAAAAAATACAAAGCAGGTATTTTTAAATTTATCAATGCACCTTTTAAATCACTTGTTGCTTATATGGTAATAATAGCTGTTAGTATTTTATTTTTTATAAAATTACCTACGGGATTTATACCACCTGAAGATCAAGGTGATTTGATGATTCAATTTACCCTTCCAGCTGGTGCAAGTGCAACACGTTCTGAAAATATTGAAAAAATAATAAGAGATTATTTTTTAACAGAAGAGAAAAATAATATAAATTCAATTTTTTCAATTGTTGGTTTTACATTTTCAGGAAATGGACAAAATGGAGGATTAGGATTTGTTGAGTTAAAAAATTGGGATAAAAGGGTTGGTATAGAAAATAGTGCAGATTCTATTGCCAATAGAGCAATGATGAATTTTGCAGATAATAGATCAAAATATTTTATAAGAGATGCACAAGTATTTGTTATGAATCCATCTTCTGTTCCAGGTTTGGGTAATACAGATGGATTTGAATTTCAATTACAAGCTGGTGCTAAAATGACAAGAGATGATTTAATAGAAGCAAAAGATTCTTTATTAAAGAAAGTAAATTCAAATCAATTAATAATAAATGGAAGAGTTGAAGGAACGGAAGAGACTCCACAGTTAAAACTTGATTATGATAAGAAAAAGATATTTTCTTTGGGCTTATCATATGATGATATTGATGATACATTAAATACAGCATGGGCTGGTTCTTATGTTAATGATTTTATTGATAAATCAAGAATAAAAAGAGTCTATGTACAAGCTGATGCACAATACAGATCTAAACCTGAAGATTTATATCAATGGAATGTTAGAAATAATCAAAATAAAATGGTCTCTTTTGAAGAGTTTACTAATATTTCTTGGAAAACAGCTGAAAAATCATTGACACGATATAATGGTTTAGCCTCTTATTTAATTCAAGGAGAAGCTGCTACTGGTGTAAGTTCTGGACTTGCGATGGATGAGATGGAACGATTAGCAAAACTTAATAATAAAGATACTAAATACTCATGGAGTGGTTTATCTTATCATGAAAGATTATCAAGTGGGCAAGCTGTATATTTATATGCATTATCTTTAGTTGTAATATTTTTATGTTTAGCTGCTTTATATGAGAGTTGGAGTATCCCTTTTTCTGTTTTATTAGCAGTGCCATTAGGGGTTATAGGAGCTGTTCTTGCGGTGTATTTTAGAGGCTTAAACAATGATATATATTTTCAAGTTGCACTTTTGACAACCATTGGACTGGTTTCAAAAAATGCAATATTGATAGTTGAGTTTGTAGAAAATGCTTATAAAAAAGGTGAATCCTTAACAGTTGCAGCAGTAGAAGGAGCGACATTGAGATTTAGACCAATAATTATGACTTCATTAGCTTTTATTGCAGGTATTATTCCTTTAGCAATTTCAACAGGAGCTGGAGCAAATAGTAGAATATCAATAGGTACAGGAATAATTGGTGGAACATTGACAGCTACAGTTTTAGCAATATTTTATGTTCCTCTTTTATTTATTTTGGTAAAAAAAGTATTTAGTAAAAAAGAGCAAAAAGGTATAAAAAATGTTTAA